The Patescibacteria group bacterium genomic sequence TTTTCGTTGCGGTACACGATGGCGCGTGGGGTGAACAATGATGCCCAGCAGCGCTTCACGTTCACGAGCAGCGTCTCGTGCGTCGTGTTGAGGTAGCTCTCCAGCTCCCCGGCCCAGCTGGCGACGGAAGAGTCTTCGGCTGTGGCGGACGAACGGACCGCGACGAACTCGGCACCGAGCGCGGCGAACGACGCCTCGATTTCTTTCCCGAGGTCCTCGGGAAACTTCGCGTCATGAATGAGGTCATGCAGCACGCGCGACGCACGGTCTACGGAAGCCACGTCCTCGTAGTTCACCTTGGCGAGCTGCGCCTTCACTTCCTGGGTCAGGTCCGTCTCCTCAAGAAACCGATCGAACGATTCCGCGACGACGACAAATCCCGGCGGCACCGGGATGCCGGCTTTCGTCATCTCCCCAAGCGACGCCCCCTTGCCTCCCGCTTCGCCGACATTTTCCTTTCCGAGCTGTTCGAACGGTTTCACGAAAGGCATATGATCAGGCTCGTTTCAAGATTGTCACGATTCCCTTCTCCGCGTCCACCTCTACCTCATCGCCGTCCTTGAGCACCTTGGTCGCGATCTTCGTGCCGATGATGCAGGGTATTTTCAACTCCCGCGATAAGATTGCCGCATGGCAGGTGATGCCGCCTTCGTTGGTGACGATAGCGACGCACTTACGGAGAAACTGCATGAAATCCGGCGAGGTCATGGAGATTGCCAGGACGAACGGCTCATCGGGTACTGCCTCCTTCGGATGCGCAACGACCCGCACGATTCCCCTTGCCTTCCCCCTGAACGCGACCTGTCCACGCACTTGATCATGTTTTCCCTCATCGGTTCTAACAGCATCGAAAATTTTTTTTGCGTTTTCACCGACCACGTAACTGCCCTTTTTCCCGTTTTCCCAATACACGAGCAAGCCACCGTCTCGCCTTGCACCAAGCAGGTCCTTGTACGTCTTGTCCTGCAGTTTCGCCAGCGTCAGTTCGCCAGCATACGAATATTTCAACGCGTCGTGGCTGACATCAAATTTTTCCGCCAACCCGCCTAGCGCCCAGTCGATTAACGCGAACAGCCGCTGTTCGTAAGCCATGCGCTCGTCGCGGTTGTACTGACAATACCCAAAGAGCGAGAAAATGTTCCGTTCCTGCGTGTTTGCGCCGAGCTTTTTCAAGATGGCCTGTTTGGCCTTCGCCAATACCTTCTGTTCCTTCGGGTTGAATTTCTGTGCAGCTTCGGCATCCCTCAGCACGTCCTCAGCCGAGTACTCGACGTACCCGTTGAAATTCGACTTGGCATACGCGAACGCGCGTGCCAACCGCTCGGCGGCCTTCCTTTTGTTGACGGCCCGGCGTATTTTTTTCGAAATAACGATTTGCCGTTTTACCGTTTCGGAAATTTCCGAACTATGGAAAAGGGTTGAAAAATGTGCCTGCCGTTGATCCAGCGGGACACGCTTCTGCTCCAACCACCAGTTCGTCCAGTCGGTCGCCATGTCCCCGATCATGGCTGCCAATGGCGAAACCGCCCAAATGTCTTCCAACACCCGCTGGCACTCGTGAACCAATTCGACCAATTGCTCTCCAGACAGCATGGAGAAGGCTTTGCCGCCGTATCGATGCCACAAGCGATCGGATTGCGCTTTGACCTTGTCCCAACGCCGAAGATACATTCTGAAGTTTTTTCCCGACAAGAAATAATCCAGTACGGAATATCCGAACATGCGGACGTTCAGTTTGATGAAGGATGTCTCTCCCTGGTATAGCCAATATCCATCCGCGAACAGGAGGGAAAAGCGGTAGTAACGCTCGATGTGCTGATCGGCCCATACCTTCATGTAAGGATCCAGAAACGCTGGCGTCCCCGGCCTCTGAGCGACGAGCCATGTCTTGGATTCGGGCAAAGGCGGATGCGGATAGGAAAATCGTACGGGATTCATACACGCATATTCGCCTCTACGAGAGAGAGCGGGGCCGGTATTTCGTCCTCTCTGTCGTAATGCGTGCGGCCATTGAGCGCCACATCAAGCGCAACTAAGCTCGACATGTGGCCTACGCCGTAAAAGAAGATGGGGAGTCCCTCATTCGCGTGCACGACCTCTTTTAATTTCAGCACCTCCTCACGCAACTGCGCTGCCCTCTTCTTCAAGATTGAGTCCTCACGAGCAAGATCCTGATTGACCGCAGTAAAAAATAATTCCATCTCCCGTGCATGGCCTTTTCCTCCTCCCGCACTCGAGATATATTGGCTCAACTCCTTATCGTCTTCCTGGTCTTGCTGCGCGATCCGCTGCATGAGTTGCAACATGCCTGGAGCTTCTTTGGGCATGTCGGACGTTCCCGTCGTCCGGATTCCCATATCCGTCGTCGACTCCCCTATCGTGTCCGTATAAATCTGCTTGGTCCCGCTTTCACGGATATGGTCTTCCAATGATTCTAGGATATATTCCGCTGTGAAACGCGTACGCGGATAGTTCGTGGTCGAAAAAATCACGAGCGCGCGTTCGGGAAGCGATGAAAAAATATCTTGTGCAAGTGTTTCCATCTTCTCGAGACTGCGATAGGTAACCTCTGGATCAGAAATGTGCAGACGCTCGCAGATTTCCTTCCATCTCGCCTGCTGTTTGCCTGTTAAGCCGGACGCCTCAACGGTTGACCGTTCCTCCCCGGCTTTCATCTTTTCCCCGTGCCTGATAAGTGAGAATCTTTCCATATAATCAAGGATGTTATCGAAAAACCGCCCTATTTACAAGGGCGGTTTGGCCGTTGCGAGTATCTTACTTCTCGCTCGTGAGGTCCTTGCGGAGCTGCTCGAGCACGCGGTGCGCATGCTCCTTGCCGCCCAGGCCGAACGCGAGGCCGCCGGCGAGCGCGAGCATGGCCACCAGGCCCGTGAACAGCGTGTTGATGATGGCCGTCGCGATCTGCAGCTGCACCAGGGCGGCCATGAAGCTGAACACCACGATCGCCCACTTGGCGAGGCCGGCGAGGAAATCCGCCGAGGCGAGCTGGGCCGCTTCCACGGCGCTTTTCACCACCGAGCGGACGAAGTTGCCGAGCAGGATTCCGGCCAAGAGGATGACCACGGCGATGATGACGTTCGGGATGTAGATCACCACCTGCTTCAAGTAATCCGTGATCTGCTCCCAGCCGAGGATGTCGGTGGCCGCGATGAGGGACACGATGATGAAGAACCAGCGCACGATCCAGGCGAGCAGGCGGCCCACGTGCAGGCGCAGCCCGACGCGTTCGAGCGCGGCCTTGAGCTCAAGCTTGGACACGAGTTCGTCGAGCCGCAGCAGCTCCACCGCCTTAAGCACCACATGGCTTAGGATGGCGGCCACCACGAGGCCGGCCACGAACACGACCGCGGCCGCCAGGACGTTTGGCAACGCCAGGGTGATGTTCGTCCACACGCTTAGGAGGGTTTCTTGGAACACGTTGACCGTCGGGTTCATACGTTGGGCTTAGGGATTAGGAGTTTGATATATAGGGTATAACGTTTGAGGATTTGGGCAAGGTGATGTTGGGGGGTCGGTCATACACAGGGCTTACGAATCCAACACCCGGTGTTGGACGGTTGAACGCCCCTGAACCCATCAATTGTTCAAGGCTCTTTTTTTCCTCATTCGCGATGCCGAACACGGGAATGTTCCGCGCAAACGCGATCGCGTTCGCGATCGTCACGGACATGCGGCTTGCCGTGAAGGCCCCCGGACCCGTCACGACGCACACGCGGCCCGCATCCGCGAGATCGCACCCCCAGGAGGCCAGCGTCTCGTCGATGGCCGCGAGATACCGCTCCGGTTCGGCTTCCACTTCGGTCGTCCGTGCGAGCTTCCCGTCCTCCATCCATCCGATCGAAATGCGACGGATATCCTGAGCAGAAATCACCAAAGACGTCATACGCCGAGCGTATTCACCATCACGATTTTCTCCCCGCCCAAGATGGACATGAGGAACCGGTCGGCGATCTGCCGGCGGTACAGGAACTCTTCCTTCGGGAGCAGCGTATAGTTCACTTCGTGGCCCAAATCCGCCTCGAACTGGCCGACGACGCGCTGGAGCTCGGAGGGATCGATGCCGCCGACGATGACGATGTCCGTGGGGACGTCGCTGCGGTCCACGAACCGCCCGGTGAGCGCGAAATACTCGATGCTCCCCTTCTTCTCCAACTCCTTCACGAGGATCTTCTTCAGGAGCACCTGCATCTTCTTGAACATCCCCCGCAGGTCCTCGAACAGGAGGAAGTCGGCGTTCACGATGTAGTACTTCTTCTTCTCGGCGAGCGAGGCTCCCGGCTTGGGGATGGCGCCGACCTTCTCGACCACCAGGCCGAGCTCCACGAGGTTCTTGAGCTCCCGGCGCACGGAATTGAGCTGGGCGTCGATCTTCCTGGTAAGCTCGCGGACGAAATAAGAGGTTTCCGGATTCATCAAGAACAGCCCGAGCAGGCGGGCGCGGGTCTTTGAGCCAAACAGCTGTTCAAGCTTGAACTCGTGCGAAGGCACAGGGAGGACGTTCGTTGCATTGCGACAAGCTCCTTCTCGGGTATAATCCTTGCACACCGCCTTGAATCGGGCAACCCATGGCTCCCAAGGAATCTTACCTGAAAGCCGGCACGTACGCGGATCCGAGCCCGAGCCCGTCCGCCCCGCGCCTCACCCTTACCCCGCTGCACGGACGAGACGGGTTCGCTTTCGCGTTGTGCGTGACCGCGACCAAGCGGCCGTCTCCGGACGCCAACCTCGCGTGCCGCCTGGTGGAGGAGCATCTGGACCGCCTGGCCGCCTCCTTCGGCATGGGCGACCACCCCCAGCACAGCTTCGAGGCGTTCCTTGGCGCGATGAACGCCGCCATTTCCGAGCTGGTGCGCACCACCGAGTGGACCCTTCCCATCCGCGACTTCCGGGCGCTCGTGGGGATCGCCTGCGGGTCGGAGATGTACCTCTCCGGCACCGGCGACCTCACGGCGATGTTCCTGCACCGCACGCAGGACAACCGTTACCAGGCGTTCAACCTCACCCGCAGCATCCAGACGGAGCAGGCGCTCCCCACCTGGGAAAAGCCGTTCGCCGTGGTGCTTGACGGGGAGCTGCGCCCCGGCGACGTATTCTGCCTGTCGAGCAAGGAGCTCGCTCCCGCCATCGGCAACGACGAGCTGTGCGGGGTGCTCTCCTCGCTCCCGCCCATCGGGGCAGCCGCGAGGATCCGCCAGTATTTTGCCTTCAACGACGTGCTTTCCATCCTGGTGCTGCGCGCGCAGGCCGAAGAGGCGGCGCCGGCCGTGGAGCAGGCCAAGCCCCGCTCCGAGGTGTCGCTCGACCGGCTGGTGGAATCGCGCGAGCGGACCGACCGCCTCATCGAGGACCAGGCGCCGCGCGGAAGCGCGCTGTTCGCCCTGGCCCGCCGTCTCCTGCGCCCCCGCGCCCCGGAAGAGCCCGGCATGCCGCGCCCGGCGGGATGGCTGCGACGCGCCGCGCGCTCCGCCTCCCGCGCCGCCCTCTCCCTCGTCGGACACACGGCCGCAAACGCGCCGCGCGGGGACGCCCGGGCGCGCATCGTGCGCGAGCCTAAGGAGCGGATGGGCGAACGGGTGAGCGGACTCGTCCTGCGCCTGCGAGACCTGCCCAGGACGAGCCGGAGGCTCGCGATCGCGGCCTTCTGCGTGCTCGCGGCGCTTAGCATCAGCCTCGCGGCGCTGTCGCGAACGCAGGCGAGACGCGAGGTCCAGGAGGCGTTTAACGAGCGTATGCGCGCCGTGGAAGAGCTGCGCGACCAGGCGGCAGCCGCGGCGATCTATCGCGACGAGGACCGCGCCCGGCTCCTCTACGGCGAGGCGCTTGCGGACCTTCGCGAACTCGCGCTCGACACGCCGGAGCGGCGGGAGGCCGGACGGCGCATCGAGCAGGACGTGACGGCGGCGCTCGACCGGCTGCGCCGCGTGGTGCGCCTGCCGGATCCTCCCCGGATCGCTTCGGCCCTGGACGCCCGGGCGGTCGTCGGCGACGGGACGCATCTCTACCTGTTTGGCGCCGACAAGGGCATCCTGCGGGTGAATCCATCCTCCGGCGCCGCGGAACCCCTGCCCGTTCCCGCCTCGGCCGTGGGCGTCGCCTTGAAGGCGTCCGTCGAGGACGCAACCGTGGCGTTCCTCGACGACCGTCCGGGCGTGTCAGAGCTCGTCCTGTCCGACGCCCAGATGAAGGTCACCTCCCTTGCCCCGGCCGCGGACGCCGCCTGGAAGGACCTCACGGCATACGGCGGACGCCTCTACGTCCTTTCCGTGTCGCTCGGCGACGCGCAGGTGCTGAAGTTCCCGAGCACCACGTCGGGATTCGGGCAGCCGAGCGGATGGATCCGCTCCAAGACCTCTTCGCTCGCCGACGCGCGCGGCCTTGCCGTGGACGGATACGTGTACGTGCTCACGGGGAGCGACCTCCTGCGCTTCGTGAACGGAGGGGAATCCGGCTGGGACCTGCGGGGGGCGGAGCCCGCCATGGCCGACGCGCAGGACGTCTGGACCTCGTTCGAAAGCGAGCGGCTGTACGTGCTCGAGCCTTCGCAGCGCCGCGTCCTCGTGTTCGCCAAGGAAGACGGGACGCTCCTCGCCCAATACGTCGCTGACGCGTTCGCGCAATCACGCGACCTGTTCGTGGACGAGAAGGAAGGCACCATCTATGTGCTCACGGGCGATGCGCTCTACGGCTTCCGCCCCACGGCGCAGCCATAAGCAAAACCGACCCGCGGGGGGCGGCGTTGCGCAACGGACATCATGTAAAAAAGATCCCGCTTCTTGGTCGAGGCGGGGTCGCGTCAATCGAAGACGAGCGCGGCGCGTTGCACGCACACGTCGAGGGATCCGAAGTGCACGTGCTGACAGAGGAACGCGACGGCGGCATCCACCTGTTCATTCGTGGATTTCTTCGCCTCCATCGC encodes the following:
- a CDS encoding ArsR family transcriptional regulator; its protein translation is MPSHEFKLEQLFGSKTRARLLGLFLMNPETSYFVRELTRKIDAQLNSVRRELKNLVELGLVVEKVGAIPKPGASLAEKKKYYIVNADFLLFEDLRGMFKKMQVLLKKILVKELEKKGSIEYFALTGRFVDRSDVPTDIVIVGGIDPSELQRVVGQFEADLGHEVNYTLLPKEEFLYRRQIADRFLMSILGGEKIVMVNTLGV